The following proteins come from a genomic window of Pyxidicoccus sp. MSG2:
- a CDS encoding DJ-1/PfpI family protein, which translates to MKHLAVSCMLAVSLFLVVTPAQAAPESPPRRSGYTRNVAIVLYEGVELLDFAGPGEVFSAAGHQSMQGDAPAFRVYTVAKSKAPLTSQGFVKVTPDFSPEDAPVPDVIVIPGGNTGVVLEDEAYSKWLAKTAAGAEVALSVCTGAMVLGKAGMLDGLDVTTFNNAIDSLQRMAPKARVHRGRRFIDNGRIVTTAGVSAGIDGSLHVVARLLGLRVAEQTARYMEYRWTPEPHLAGGYALFNPSLDERGRAHQQAQLLAEENSLPAAAKAYRELVASDANDATAWLRLGQVLLAAKDHDGAIEASLRASSSKQYQVNALYNAACGYSLKSDTGRALEYLGKAIDAGLKGSWALSDPDLEHVRKDARFQKLAARLR; encoded by the coding sequence ATGAAGCACCTCGCGGTGAGCTGCATGCTCGCGGTGTCGCTGTTCCTCGTCGTCACGCCGGCCCAGGCGGCGCCGGAGTCACCGCCCCGGCGCTCGGGCTACACCCGCAACGTGGCCATCGTCCTCTACGAGGGCGTGGAGCTGCTCGACTTCGCCGGTCCCGGAGAGGTGTTCTCGGCGGCGGGGCACCAGTCCATGCAGGGCGACGCGCCCGCCTTCCGCGTCTACACCGTCGCGAAGTCGAAGGCGCCGCTGACCAGCCAGGGCTTCGTCAAGGTGACGCCGGACTTCTCTCCCGAGGATGCGCCCGTGCCGGATGTCATCGTCATTCCCGGTGGCAACACCGGCGTGGTGCTGGAGGATGAGGCGTATTCGAAGTGGCTCGCGAAGACGGCCGCGGGCGCCGAGGTGGCCCTGTCCGTCTGCACCGGGGCCATGGTGCTGGGCAAGGCGGGGATGCTCGACGGGCTGGACGTGACGACGTTCAACAACGCCATCGACTCGCTCCAGCGGATGGCGCCGAAGGCGCGCGTCCACCGGGGGCGCCGCTTCATCGACAACGGGCGCATCGTCACCACCGCGGGCGTGTCCGCCGGCATCGACGGCTCGCTGCACGTCGTGGCGCGGTTGCTCGGCCTGCGCGTGGCCGAGCAGACGGCGCGCTACATGGAGTACCGCTGGACGCCAGAGCCGCACCTTGCTGGCGGCTACGCGTTGTTCAACCCGAGCCTCGATGAGCGGGGCCGTGCCCACCAGCAGGCGCAGCTTCTCGCGGAGGAGAACAGCCTGCCGGCTGCGGCGAAGGCGTACCGGGAGCTGGTGGCATCCGACGCCAACGACGCGACGGCCTGGCTCCGGCTGGGGCAGGTGCTCCTGGCCGCGAAGGACCATGACGGCGCCATCGAGGCGTCGCTCCGTGCCTCCTCCTCGAAGCAGTACCAGGTGAATGCGCTCTACAACGCCGCCTGTGGCTATTCGCTCAAGTCGGACACGGGCCGCGCGCTGGAGTACCTGGGGAAGGCCATCGACGCCGGGCTCAAGGGCTCGTGGGCGCTGAGCGACCCGGACCTG
- a CDS encoding GlxA family transcriptional regulator: MSSTRSLGRTGVAASARPRHVAVLVLPHVHLQDLAGPVQVLFEANGFGADYRLRYCAATPEVTSAQGLVFGRLESLPEPRGLDLVLVPGMDSRALDSLATAVPVAWLREAHAAGARVASICTGSFALAQAGLLDGRQCATHWKLCELLQRRHPAAKVLADRLFVKDGTVITSAGVTSGIDMALSLVQEDQGPLVVARVAREMVVYHRRDGEQRQSSVFLEYRTHLSHGVHKVQDWIVSNPREHATLPRLASLAAMSPRNLTRAFRQATGISVKDFSQRVRLEVAANLLEDPEARVESVATHCGFKDARQLRRLWKEAHGVSPARWKAGRQRTQSAPR; encoded by the coding sequence ATGTCGTCCACCCGTTCCCTCGGGCGCACCGGAGTCGCCGCGTCCGCCCGTCCCCGGCACGTCGCGGTGCTCGTCCTGCCACACGTCCACCTCCAGGACCTGGCCGGACCCGTCCAGGTGCTCTTCGAGGCCAACGGCTTCGGCGCGGATTACAGGCTGCGCTACTGCGCGGCGACGCCCGAGGTGACTTCCGCGCAGGGACTGGTCTTCGGCCGACTGGAGTCGCTGCCGGAGCCGCGCGGGCTGGACCTGGTGCTGGTGCCGGGCATGGACTCGCGCGCGCTGGACTCGCTGGCTACGGCGGTGCCGGTGGCGTGGCTGCGCGAGGCCCATGCGGCGGGCGCGCGGGTGGCGTCCATCTGCACGGGCTCCTTCGCCCTCGCGCAGGCGGGGCTGCTGGACGGGCGGCAGTGCGCCACCCACTGGAAGCTCTGTGAGTTGCTCCAGCGCCGCCATCCCGCGGCGAAGGTGCTGGCGGACCGGCTCTTCGTGAAGGACGGCACCGTCATCACCAGCGCGGGCGTGACGTCCGGCATCGACATGGCGCTGTCCCTGGTCCAGGAGGACCAGGGCCCGCTGGTGGTGGCACGCGTGGCGAGGGAAATGGTCGTCTACCACCGGCGCGACGGAGAGCAGCGGCAGTCGTCCGTCTTCCTCGAGTACCGCACGCACCTGAGCCACGGCGTCCACAAGGTGCAGGACTGGATTGTGTCCAACCCGCGCGAGCACGCCACGCTGCCGCGCCTGGCGAGCCTGGCCGCGATGAGCCCGCGCAACCTGACGCGGGCCTTCCGGCAGGCCACCGGCATCAGCGTGAAGGACTTCTCGCAGCGCGTCCGCCTGGAAGTCGCGGCGAACCTGCTGGAGGACCCGGAGGCCCGGGTGGAGAGCGTCGCCACGCACTGTGGCTTCAAGGATGCGCGTCAGCTTCGCCGCCTCTGGAAGGAGGCCCACGGCGTGAGTCCCGCGCGGTGGAAGGCCGGGCGCCAGCGGACCCAGTCAGCGCCCCGATAG
- a CDS encoding ArsR/SmtB family transcription factor, whose product MSLLLSSERSVGEIERELHLSQPSVSKHLRVLRDAGFVESRIEAQRRLYRLRPEPLMELDAWLVPFRRFWSKHVDALEQHLDKMEDEPPVKPPLTLKGKKKHEQP is encoded by the coding sequence TTGAGCCTGCTGCTCTCGTCTGAGCGCTCCGTTGGCGAGATAGAGCGCGAGCTGCACCTGTCGCAGCCGTCCGTCTCCAAGCACCTGCGAGTGCTGCGAGACGCCGGGTTCGTGGAATCACGAATCGAAGCGCAGCGGCGCCTCTATCGGCTGAGACCGGAGCCACTCATGGAACTGGACGCATGGCTCGTGCCCTTCCGGCGCTTCTGGTCGAAGCACGTCGATGCCCTGGAGCAACACCTGGACAAGATGGAGGACGAGCCCCCTGTGAAGCCTCCTCTGACTCTGAAAGGAAAGAAGAAACATGAGCAGCCGTGA
- a CDS encoding SRPBCC family protein, which translates to MSSREQYAPGAAFGADIRKEGETWTLVLVRDLRHPPAKVWKAITEPEHLRQWAPFDADRNLGTVGTAKLSTVGAPKPLVSETQVKRADEPKVLELSWGGQNMRWELEPLEGSGTRLTLWHNINRGFISMGAAGWHICFDVLDGLLAGQPIGRIVGAEAMKFDGWQRLNAEYAKQFGIETPAFPSRPT; encoded by the coding sequence ATGAGCAGCCGTGAGCAATACGCACCGGGTGCCGCCTTTGGCGCTGATATCCGAAAAGAGGGTGAGACGTGGACGCTCGTGCTCGTCCGCGACCTCCGCCACCCGCCTGCCAAGGTCTGGAAGGCGATCACCGAGCCCGAGCATCTCCGCCAATGGGCTCCGTTCGATGCGGACCGGAACCTCGGTACCGTTGGCACCGCGAAGCTCTCGACGGTGGGGGCGCCCAAGCCGCTCGTCTCCGAGACCCAGGTGAAGCGGGCCGACGAGCCCAAGGTGCTCGAGCTCAGCTGGGGGGGACAGAACATGCGCTGGGAACTGGAGCCGCTGGAAGGCAGCGGCACCCGGCTCACGCTCTGGCACAACATCAACCGTGGCTTCATCTCGATGGGCGCCGCGGGCTGGCACATCTGCTTCGACGTGCTGGATGGCCTGCTCGCCGGTCAGCCCATTGGACGCATCGTCGGCGCCGAGGCCATGAAGTTCGATGGCTGGCAGCGATTGAACGCAGAGTACGCAAAGCAGTTCGGCATCGAGACCCCCGCTTTTCCCTCTCGCCCTACCTGA
- a CDS encoding DoxX family protein, with translation MTRSKKLVIGFWLVTALFCLQIGFTAYAQLSLPQVAEAFTHLGFPDYFRVELSWAKLLGVALLLAPVPARLKEWAYAGFAFNLVSALIAHLAVGDGPEAWGFAVGTGVLWGLSYFFWRRLQPAPAIA, from the coding sequence ATGACCCGCTCGAAAAAATTGGTTATCGGCTTCTGGCTCGTCACCGCGCTCTTCTGCCTGCAGATTGGCTTCACCGCCTACGCGCAACTGAGCCTGCCCCAGGTGGCGGAAGCGTTCACCCACCTCGGCTTCCCCGACTACTTCCGGGTGGAGCTCTCGTGGGCCAAGCTCCTCGGCGTGGCGCTGCTGCTTGCGCCGGTACCGGCGCGGCTCAAGGAGTGGGCCTATGCCGGCTTCGCCTTCAACCTCGTCTCCGCGCTCATCGCCCACCTCGCGGTGGGTGATGGCCCGGAGGCGTGGGGCTTCGCGGTGGGCACCGGCGTGCTCTGGGGGCTCTCGTACTTCTTCTGGCGCCGCCTGCAGCCCGCGCCGGCGATCGCCTGA
- a CDS encoding DUF1801 domain-containing protein, giving the protein MKKTGASEGQSASELISKRIAELGGWRAATLSRMRKLIKEADPDVVEEWKWMGTPVWSHDGIICTGESYKQVVKLTFIKGASLNDPARLFNSSLDGNVRRAIDIHEGEEVDASAFKALIRQAIALNSSGKSKSKPSKKAK; this is encoded by the coding sequence ATGAAGAAGACGGGCGCGAGCGAAGGCCAGTCGGCCTCGGAGCTCATCTCGAAAAGAATCGCCGAACTCGGGGGCTGGCGCGCGGCAACTCTCAGCAGGATGCGCAAGCTCATCAAGGAAGCAGACCCGGACGTCGTCGAGGAGTGGAAGTGGATGGGCACTCCAGTCTGGTCGCACGACGGCATCATCTGCACTGGCGAGTCCTACAAGCAGGTCGTGAAGCTGACCTTCATCAAGGGCGCGTCCCTGAACGATCCAGCCCGTCTCTTCAACTCGAGTCTCGACGGAAACGTACGCCGCGCGATCGACATCCACGAAGGAGAAGAAGTGGACGCGTCTGCCTTCAAGGCGCTCATCCGCCAGGCGATCGCCCTCAACAGCTCTGGCAAGTCCAAGTCGAAACCTTCGAAGAAGGCGAAGTAG
- a CDS encoding YcjF family protein, with product MDFNIGDEVRKQIEEAFRKRGRVTLIIAGRSGVGKSTLINAIFHGRIAETGQGRPVTQEAREYTKEGIPVTLIDTRGLEMAGFRDTVKELEELVRSRARDEDAGRHVHVAWLCIGEDSRRVEDGDIQVCEMLARYVPVVAVVTKARSDQGFRDEVQRLLPQAHNVMRVRALAETDDEGHTLQPRGLTELVDITMELVPEAQRNAFAAAQRVSIEQKRKRAHGIVLGAATTAAAIGGLNPLPFADAALLVPLQVGMLAGISSVFGLPLTEAFLTTLVSSAVTGLGATFTGQSLVSGMLKLLPGAGTLVGGLISASVAASLTTLFGEAYVAVLARLMQQRAGGFPTADEVAQAFKEELVGRQKA from the coding sequence ATGGACTTCAACATCGGTGACGAGGTTCGCAAGCAGATCGAGGAGGCCTTCCGCAAGCGAGGGCGGGTCACCCTCATCATCGCGGGCCGCAGCGGCGTGGGTAAGAGCACGCTCATCAACGCCATCTTCCACGGGCGCATCGCGGAGACGGGGCAGGGTCGCCCCGTCACGCAGGAGGCGCGCGAGTACACCAAGGAGGGCATTCCCGTCACCCTCATCGACACGCGGGGCCTGGAGATGGCGGGCTTCCGGGACACGGTGAAGGAGCTCGAGGAGCTGGTCCGCTCGCGCGCCCGGGATGAGGACGCGGGCCGCCATGTCCATGTCGCCTGGCTGTGCATCGGCGAGGACTCCCGGCGCGTGGAAGACGGTGACATCCAGGTGTGCGAGATGCTCGCCCGCTACGTCCCCGTGGTGGCCGTGGTGACCAAGGCCCGGAGCGACCAGGGGTTCCGTGACGAGGTGCAACGGCTGCTGCCCCAGGCGCACAATGTCATGCGGGTGCGCGCGCTCGCGGAGACGGACGACGAAGGCCACACGCTCCAGCCGCGCGGGCTGACCGAGTTGGTGGACATCACCATGGAGCTGGTCCCCGAGGCCCAGCGCAACGCCTTCGCCGCCGCCCAGCGTGTGAGCATCGAGCAGAAGCGCAAGCGCGCCCACGGCATCGTCCTGGGCGCCGCCACCACCGCCGCTGCCATAGGAGGGCTCAACCCCCTCCCTTTTGCTGATGCGGCCCTCCTCGTCCCCCTCCAGGTGGGGATGCTGGCGGGCATCAGCAGTGTCTTCGGCCTGCCCCTCACCGAGGCGTTTCTCACCACGCTGGTGAGCTCGGCCGTCACGGGACTGGGGGCCACCTTCACGGGCCAGTCCCTCGTCTCCGGGATGCTCAAGCTGCTACCCGGGGCCGGCACCCTGGTGGGAGGTCTCATCTCCGCCTCCGTGGCCGCCAGCCTCACCACCCTGTTCGGGGAGGCCTACGTCGCGGTCCTCGCCCGCCTCATGCAGCAGCGCGCGGGCGGTTTTCCCACCGCGGACGAGGTGGCCCAGGCCTTCAAGGAAGAGCTGGTCGGCCGCCAGAAGGCGTGA
- a CDS encoding YecA family protein produces the protein MHHGDEYFDAFKHAAQKSVELGLVRGVPDRLPEMGRAIDALDLVGRMINSMLYESTQIRIMCGQIHAELWRWLRSEGVNCLVTVGDVEVSGKREFGTTYERLELELRGTLRNSAEPYPFHVWLTFPDSHIIDVTYFVYKHHDLLPVPWTWSKYVVCSDHSFSRGVDTRYVPYLVGDATMVERIIFDEPLAQIRNLMETPQDLLGAMAALGVGGEPAATLGLPSEAAHGKVGRNEPCPCGSGRKFKRCHGSGG, from the coding sequence ATGCATCACGGTGACGAGTACTTTGACGCGTTCAAACACGCGGCGCAGAAGTCGGTTGAACTCGGACTCGTCAGAGGCGTTCCCGACAGACTACCCGAGATGGGGCGTGCCATCGACGCCCTTGACCTCGTCGGGCGCATGATCAATTCGATGCTGTATGAGTCGACACAGATTAGGATCATGTGTGGCCAGATTCACGCCGAACTCTGGCGGTGGCTCCGTTCAGAAGGGGTGAACTGTCTGGTCACAGTTGGTGACGTTGAGGTCAGCGGAAAGCGTGAGTTCGGAACGACCTACGAGCGGCTGGAACTGGAATTGCGCGGCACTTTGCGGAATAGCGCCGAGCCGTACCCATTCCACGTCTGGTTGACATTTCCAGACAGCCACATCATCGACGTGACCTACTTCGTATACAAGCATCACGATCTCCTGCCCGTGCCGTGGACGTGGAGCAAGTATGTTGTGTGCTCGGATCACTCGTTCTCGCGCGGCGTGGACACGCGCTATGTTCCGTATTTGGTAGGCGATGCGACGATGGTCGAACGGATCATCTTCGACGAGCCTCTGGCACAAATCAGAAATCTCATGGAAACGCCGCAGGACCTCCTGGGCGCAATGGCTGCGCTCGGTGTTGGCGGTGAACCCGCAGCCACGCTCGGCCTTCCCAGCGAAGCAGCTCATGGGAAAGTTGGCCGCAACGAACCGTGTCCCTGCGGTAGTGGCCGGAAGTTCAAGCGATGCCACGGCTCCGGGGGCTAA